Within Desulfobacter sp., the genomic segment CAATATGCCTGCAATACCGCACATTCTAATGCAATTAAAATTCCCTCATCAATTCAGCGAACCGGAACATGCTACCACCTAAACGCTTTGATCTTATGGACAATATACTCCTGCTCCGCCGATGACATCTGGGGAAACAAGGGCAGGCTGATTGTGGCGTTGTGGGACTCCCATGCACCGGGAAACTGCTCCGGCCTGAGGTTGTATTTCCTCTTATAATACGCCAGCACATGGACGGCATGGGTGCCCGGGCGGGCGGCAATGCCGTTTTCTCCCAAAAAGGCCATGAGGCGATTCCGGATCTCTCCCGACTTCCGAGAATTGCACCCGGCTTTCACCCGGCAGACATAGGACTGATAGGTGTGGAATGCATTTGGGGGGCAATGGGGAGGTGCCAGCCAGGAGACGTCGCCAAGCATCTCATTGTACCTTAGTGCCAATGCCCTCCGGGATTCTATTATCATATCCAATTTTTTTAACTGGGCATTCCCCAGGGCACCCTGAAGGTCTGTCATCCGATAATTATATCCCGGCTGATCAAAATCAGGCAGCCCGCTGGTGCCGTCCGAATGCCGCTCGAAATCACTGGTCCGGGCACCATGGTCCCTGAGCCTGCAAAGCCCGGCGGCAAGGTTCCGGTCGTGGGTGACGACCATCCCGCCCTCACCGGTGGTAATCACCTTCCTGGGGTGAAAGCTGAAACAGGCCGGGGCGCCGAATTCTCCAGGCCCAAGCCCCCCGGTCTTTGCCCCCAGGGCACAGGCAGCATCCTCAATTACCTTCAGCCCCAGATCACCGGCAATATCCGAAATGGATGGCATATCAGCGCACAGGCCGAAAAGGTGGACCGGGATAACGGCGTTGGGGCTGGCGGGATTGCCCTTTTCCCATGAACCCAGGGCCTTTTCCAGTTCTTTCGGCCCCATATTAAAGGTGATGGGGTCAATGTCCGCAAACACAGGTATCGCCCCGGCATGGGTTACGGCATTGGCCGTGGCAATATAGGTGAACGAAGGCACCACCACCCTGTCCCCCGGCCCGATGCCCAAGGCTGTCAGAGCGAGGTGAAGGGCCGCTGTGCACGAACTGACCGCCACGCCATAGGGGGCCCGGCAGAGGCGGGCAACGGCCGTTTCAAACCCCTTCACTTCAGGCCCCTGGACCAGCCACCCCGTTTTTAATGGCGCTTGGATCGCAGCCATCTCAATCTCATCCATAAATGGACGGGTAATGGGGATTTTCATTGGATCAACGCTCCTACCCTGCTGCCGTTCCAGCCCTGCCAATGGCTGCAGTGCCCGCATGGAGACAATTCACCCCAGGCGCCGGCCAGGTGTTTTTTGCGGGCCATGTCATAGGCCTGCCCCTTCCAGAGGGACCCCAGAGTTTTTTCGCCTGCACCGGAAAACGCCTCAAGCACCCGCCCTTCCCAGTCATGGTTGCAGGCGCTTATCTGTCCGTCCCACAGGATAACCATATCACTAAAAAGTTTTCGGCAGGGTTGCCTTTTGCCCCTATCCCGGTCAAGCTCCGGGGGCAGGGCACCGAATTCGCCGTCTGCGGAATGCTCAGGATAGATCCGGACTCTGTCCGCCCTTTTTTTCCAGTAAGAGACGAATGCATCGATTTCATGGCGATTAACGGCATTGGCAGTGGCGGAGGCCTGGACTGTCGTGGCCACCTGCCGGCAGTTCCGTCTGCTTAAAAAATATTCAATATTGTCCATGACCTGCTCAAATTGATTATTCTGCCGTACTTTTTCATAGGTCTCTCCGGTGAACGCATCAATACTGAAAGAGATGAAATCAATCTCCACATCCAAAAGGAAATCCGCCATGGGCCCGTCCAATAAAAGCCCGTTGGTGGCCAGCTGAATTTGCGCCCCGGTTTTCTCCCGGATCAGCCGGATCATATCCCTAAACCTCGGGTGAAGCAGTGATTCACCCCTGAAAAAGGGAACAATGGCCTTAATCTCTTTATCCTCAAGCTCAAGGATAATTTTTTCAAATAAATTCCAATCCATGAATCCGCCGGTGGCGGTCAAATGGTTTCGGGGGCACATGACGCAGTTCAGGTTGCATGCAAAGGACAATTCCAGGGTCACCCGCTCCGGGAAATCGGGCAGAACAAATTGGCGCCCGTCTTCGTCAAAAAGGATGTGGGGCTTGGGCAAGTCTAAATTCTTCATCACAAGACGTCGTATTCACGGAGCAGAACGGCCAGGGCATCCTGCTCCCGCCAGCAGTCCTCCATGAATTTCCTGCTGTCCATACCGATGCGGAAGCGCGCATCGGGTTCTGAAACCAGTTGCTCCAATTGGATTTCCAACTCGGTTTCGTTCCTTGCCACCACCCAAGGCAGGCGGTCTGCCCCTGTAAATTCCTTGATGCAGCCGATGTTCCACTCGTCAAGCCCTGCAATGACCGGCTTGCCCTGGCTGAGGGACTCCAGGGAGGAAATACCGAACCAGCCCCGCATATGGTCGAATACAATATGGCATTTGCGTTTAATATCCAGGCACTCCCTCCGCCCCTTCCTTTCGATAATCACCGGCTCCACCTGTGGGTGGGAAGCCTGAAGCCGGGTGAGCACCCTCCCGAACTCATCCGTGTGTTTGTCAAACTTCCGGGTAGGCGCCTGGCACACCCGTATCCGGTCGTTTTTTAAACAGGTTTCATACCGCGGCAGATATGGGGGATCGTTTATGGGCACCAGGTTGGGAACCCATACCGCATCGTCAGCCACATGGAGCAGATCCGGGGTGGAAACGATCACCCGCCGCCCCAGTTTTCGATACTTGTCATTAAACCTCTGGGCATTGATGAGATAATCCGGGTGCCCGTGGTGGTGGTGGATGATTTTTTTGCCCTTGATATAATCCCGGATCACAAGGGGGCCCAGGTGGGAATGTTCATCCCTTAGCATATGAAAATGGATGATATCCGAATGCTCAAGCAAATCCGCCACCTCATCGAAATCATCATCATGGATATCCGGCAGATGGATATCCTTTCCGAAATCAATGCCGTACCGGTCCTGCACCGTGATGAGCCGGCACTGGTGGTCGGTATACCGGTTAATGGCATTGGTAAAGGCAATGCCCATACCGGCCGGATCATTTTCTGCAATCATGAGGATTTGCATAGCTTCGCCCTTTCAGTTACACAGGCAATCTGCGTACATTCTTTCAACTATTCACCCACTAAATGGACAATTTATTATCCAATACCAGGTTTATTTTATCCCGGGCATTAGCCGGGATCCTAAAAATCGTATCGGCTCAATCTTTTTATGGCTGTAAAAAAGCCCTGGCCCTGGTTCAGGTGCCCCCGCCACACCTCAGGCACCCAGGAATCCCGGTATTCGGCAAACAAAGGCATAATGCGTTTAAAATCAATATCGCCTTCATGGATCTGCATCCCTTCACCATCCAGGCCATAGGCGTCTCCCATATGAATATGGCGGATATGGGGATAAACGATTGAAATAAAATCCCCGAGGTCCTTTTGTTTGGCATTGCAGTACAACGCCGCATGGGAGATGTCAAAAACGATCTTTATTCCTGTTTCTTCACAGAATGAGGCAATGCCTTCGGCGTCCATGAAATAATTGCCCTTCCAGGCCCCTCCGAAATACCATGGATAGGGGGGCAGATTTTCCAGAAGCAACCGGCTTCCCCGGCAGTCAATTTCATCCAGAGACTTTAAAAGGTTCTCTTTCAATTCGGCCTTATCCAGCT encodes:
- a CDS encoding DegT/DnrJ/EryC1/StrS family aminotransferase — encoded protein: MKIPITRPFMDEIEMAAIQAPLKTGWLVQGPEVKGFETAVARLCRAPYGVAVSSCTAALHLALTALGIGPGDRVVVPSFTYIATANAVTHAGAIPVFADIDPITFNMGPKELEKALGSWEKGNPASPNAVIPVHLFGLCADMPSISDIAGDLGLKVIEDAACALGAKTGGLGPGEFGAPACFSFHPRKVITTGEGGMVVTHDRNLAAGLCRLRDHGARTSDFERHSDGTSGLPDFDQPGYNYRMTDLQGALGNAQLKKLDMIIESRRALALRYNEMLGDVSWLAPPHCPPNAFHTYQSYVCRVKAGCNSRKSGEIRNRLMAFLGENGIAARPGTHAVHVLAYYKRKYNLRPEQFPGAWESHNATISLPLFPQMSSAEQEYIVHKIKAFRW
- a CDS encoding radical SAM protein, with the translated sequence MKNLDLPKPHILFDEDGRQFVLPDFPERVTLELSFACNLNCVMCPRNHLTATGGFMDWNLFEKIILELEDKEIKAIVPFFRGESLLHPRFRDMIRLIREKTGAQIQLATNGLLLDGPMADFLLDVEIDFISFSIDAFTGETYEKVRQNNQFEQVMDNIEYFLSRRNCRQVATTVQASATANAVNRHEIDAFVSYWKKRADRVRIYPEHSADGEFGALPPELDRDRGKRQPCRKLFSDMVILWDGQISACNHDWEGRVLEAFSGAGEKTLGSLWKGQAYDMARKKHLAGAWGELSPCGHCSHWQGWNGSRVGALIQ
- a CDS encoding glycosyltransferase, which codes for MIAENDPAGMGIAFTNAINRYTDHQCRLITVQDRYGIDFGKDIHLPDIHDDDFDEVADLLEHSDIIHFHMLRDEHSHLGPLVIRDYIKGKKIIHHHHGHPDYLINAQRFNDKYRKLGRRVIVSTPDLLHVADDAVWVPNLVPINDPPYLPRYETCLKNDRIRVCQAPTRKFDKHTDEFGRVLTRLQASHPQVEPVIIERKGRRECLDIKRKCHIVFDHMRGWFGISSLESLSQGKPVIAGLDEWNIGCIKEFTGADRLPWVVARNETELEIQLEQLVSEPDARFRIGMDSRKFMEDCWREQDALAVLLREYDVL